Genomic window (Desulfovibrio sp. UIB00):
CCAGCCTGCATCCTCTGAGCTTGCGGCCCGAAGATTTGCAGGGCTGCGTCATCACTGGCGTGGGCAGGCGCGGCAAACTGCTGCTGCTTGAGCTGGACGCCGCAAAAGCTGCCAGGGCAGACCTGCGCGGCGCAATCGGCCTGCGCCTTGCGCTGCACCTGCGCATGACCGGCCGCCTCATGACTTACCCCGCCCACACCGCGCCTGGCCCGCATACACGCTGCGTGTTTGACCTGAAAGATGCTCAAGGGCAAACGCGCCGCCTTTTTTTTGATGATGTGCGGGCCTTTGGCCTGCTGCTGGCAGGAACGCCGCAAACCATGCAGCAGTGGAGCTTCTGGCGGGAGCTTGGGCCCGAGCCGCTGGAACTGACGGACGCCGCCTTTTCTGCTCGGCTTGACGGCAGAAATTCGGCCATCAAGGCAGTGTTGCTGGATCAGAAGGTCATTGCGGGCGTGGGCAATATCTATGCGGATGAAAGCCTGTTTGCCGCAGGCATCGACCCGCGCCGCAAGGCTGGCTCGCTCTCCGCAGCGCAGCGCAGCCGTTTGCTGCGTTGCCTCAAGGATGTGCTGGAACTTTCCATATCGCAGTGCGGCAGCTCCATACGCGATTACCGTGATGCCAACGGCAATGTGGGAGCTTTCCAGAACAGTTTTGCCGTCTATGGCCGCAACGGTCAGGCCTGCAAGGCCTGTGGGCGCGCACTTGAAAAAATCAAGGTGGCGGGCCGCGCCACGGTGTATTGCCCCCACTGCCAGAAGTAGCATTCAGCGGGCGTTTGCTTCTTTCCCCCGCAACACTCCCGAACGTCAAACGACCCGCCCCTAGGGAGCAGGTCTCACACGGATGTTCCGCCGTGTGGCCCGGCCCGCATCGTCCACCACCCTCACGCTCACATCGCCTGCAGTGGCCTGCCAGAGCAGCGGCTCGCCCGGTGCGGTGCTGCCCACATAGCTATCGTTGGCAAACCAGAAAAGTTCGTTCACGCCTGCCTCGGCATGGGCCATAAAAACCATGCTGCCATTTTGCGCGTCAGCAGTGCGGCGGTACACAAGTCCGCTCTTGGGCTGAATGATGGTGGGCGGCTGACCGGAGATTTTTTGCTCGCGGCGGCACTGCTCCTCAAAAGGTGGTGGCGGCGGCTTGGGCATGCCCGCCCGGGCGAACATGCGGGCCAGATCGCTGGGCCAGAACTCCCATACGCGCTGCTCCGTGCGGCCATCCTGCGGGGCGCAGGCCCGAAGACCGCTGGCCTTGTCTATCAGGATGCTGCGGAACACGCCTGACGGCGCAACAGGTGATACTCCGGGGATGAACCATGTGAGCGTGGTTTCTGGACAGAGGGACGTATCTAGATCGCCCGTTGCCACGCAGACGCGCAATTTTTCTACATTGAGGCCGGGGGCCGGATCGCGGAAAGGGTCAGTCATGGGTTCCGCCGCCGTCAGCTCGCGGGCCATATCCATAAACAGCGGCGCGGCCACCATGCCGCCCACCAGCAGCGGATTGGCCGTATTGTTGAAATTGCCCACCCACACGGCTAGCACGTATGGGCCGAACTGCCCTACGGCCCAGGCATCCCGAAAGCCGTTGGACGTTCCGGTTTTAAGCCGTACGGGCAGCACAGCGCCGCCCTGCGAGCGGGCTATCTTGTCCGGGTCCGGCGCTTCAAGCATGGAGAGGGTCACAAAGGCCGACTCCGGCGTCAGCAGGGGGAGGGCGGGTGCTGACGGCGCTTCGTCTGATAGAAAGCGCAGGGGCCGCCATACGCCCTTGTTGGCAAGCATGGCATACAGGCCCGCCAGTTCGCGCATGCTCACTTCCGCCCCGCCAAGCACCAGCGACAGGCCGTAGTGGTCTGCGCCATCGGCAAACTCCACCCCGGCGCGGCGCAAAAATTCGTACAGGCTCGGGCGGGTCAGTTTGGCTGCAAGGGTTATGGCGGGCACGTTGCGGCTGGCGCGCAGGGCTTCAGCCGCAGAAAGGGGGCCACGGAACGCGCCGTCATAATTTTCCGGATCATAGCCTGCAAAGCTGTGCGGCGTGTCTGCCATCAGGCTTTGCGGATGGATGAGGCCCTGCTCCAGCGCAAGAGCGTAAATCATGGGCTTGAGGGTGGAGCCGGGGGAGCGCCGCGCGCGCGTGCCGTCCACCTGTCCTTCGATGGATTTGTTGAAAAAGTCGGCGGATCCAGCCAGCGCGCGTACTTCCATGCTGGGCCAGTGCAGCAGCAGGGCCGCGCAGTTGGTGAGGCCGTAGGCACTGTGCCGCGCTGCAAAACGGGCAAGCTGGCGCTCTGTGCGGCGTTGGGCCGTGGTATCCAGCGTTGTGCGCAGTATGTCCGCGCCGGGGCGTTGCAGCAGCTCGGTGCTGAGATGTGGCGCGATGAAGGGCATGTCCTGCGGGCCGTAGACGCGCAGGGGAGCGGATTCCTTTTTGCCGAACCACGTTTCGTTGAGCCTGCGCACGGCCTGGCTGAAGGCCTTGTTGTCGCGGGCCGGTCTGCGGCGGGAGGGGTTTTGCGGCACCAGCATGAGGGCGGCGCTTTCCGCAGGGGCAAGCTGGGCGGCAGTTTTGTGAAAATAGCACACCGCCGCCGCGCCCAGACCCTCCACATTGCCGCCGTATGGCGCAAGGTTGAAATAGGCCTCGAGGATTTCTTCCTTGCTGTAGTGCCATTCCAGTTGCAGGGCCAGCAGCATCTGCCGCAGCTTGGCCCCCATTTTGCCGGTTTCCAGCCCGTATGCCAGCCGGGCCACCTGCATGGTGATAGTGGAGCCGCCCATGCGGCGGCCTCCCGTCATAATGCCTGCGGCAGCACGGAAGAGCGAAAGGGGATTGATGCCGGGGTGATACCAGAAAAATCTGTCTTCGTAGCGCAAAACAGTATCCACGGCAGCAGGGGGAATATCCGCCAGCCGTGTGCGGATGCGGTATTTCTGATCGGCGGAAAGGCTGACCCGCATGATGCCGCCGCGTTTGTCCAGCACCATGCGCGAGAATTCCACACCCGCCAGCGGGTGCGGGCAGGGAGCAAAGGCCAGCCAGAGCAAAAGAGCCGCCAGCGGCAGAGCCAGCATGCCTGCGGCAAGTGCCAGACGCCTTCTGCGTCGCAACAGGGCGCAGAAGGCGTCTGGCATATGGGCAGCCCGGTTCCGCACAAGCGGCAAAGCCATACGGAACCGGGTCAGAAGCTTATTCGACAGTGACATTACCGCCGCCCGTGCGGGCGTTTACAGCCGGGTTGTACATGGCTTCAGCAGTGGCTGCGGGCAGCACAAAGCGCCCTCTGGAGGCCGCCCGCACCTTGTAGGTAAAGGTCTGGCGGTCGCCGTTCAGATCCACAAAGAAGATGCCCCTGTCCTCGCGGCGTTCATAGCGCACCAGCCCGTCCTGCGGCTGACTCTGCCCGTTCTTTTCCAGCACGGGTTCAAAGCCGCCGGGCAGCAGATCCAGCAACACCACGTTGTTGATTTCTCCACTGGCCTGAACCGCCAGTTCAACCGTGATGACATCGCCAAGCCTGGCTGCGGTTATGGTCTCACCCTTGGAGTCAAGGTAGCGTCGTTGCAGGCTGATGCCATTGGAAGCATCGCTCATGACCGCGCGGTCAAAACCTTCTGTGGTTACCAGCAGGCTGAGCAATGGTTCGCCCTGCGGCATTTCGACGCGGTAGCGGGTGCAGCCCGGCGCATCAAGAACAAGCGCTCCGCCAAGGGGCGACGCCTTGCCCTCCGCCGGGGTAAAGCCCTGCGCGTACTGCTGGCAGGTCAGGCTGAGGTTGTCAGCCTTGAGGGCGGTTGCTTCACCCATGACCAGCAGGGTCCTAGCCCCAAGGCCCATATCCACCGTGGTGGCATTAGTGCTGAAGGCGCTGTCCAGCAGGTCGGCCATGCGCAGTTGTTTTTTCTTTTCCGGGAAGTGCCGCACCACCATGAGGGCATGCAGCGCCCGGACAGCGCCATTGCTCATGAATTCGTCATCGCAGCGGGTGAGTGCCGCAGGCATGCGCTGTTCGGCCCTGCGCCGCAGCCGCAGCATATCGTAGCTGTCCGCCAGAAAGGCGGCGGCTATGTCGTTTTCCCATCCCTTGAAGTTGTCCTTGAGCCACTGCTCGATGCGCTCCAGATCCTGAGTCATGATGCGGCCATCACGTTGCAGAATCCAGGCCCCGTAGAGCTTGACGCGGGCATCGGCCATGTCGGTGGGCGAGCGGCCCACAATGGATTCAAGGGTATCGAGCAGGTTGTGCGAAAGCCCCTCGGGCGTGACGGTTCCGCTGTCCCGCAGGGTCAGCAGAAAGTCCGCCGCGTAGGCGGTGACAAAGTCATTGGCTGTGCCGCCGGGCCACAGGCTTACGCCTTCATACTGGGTAAAGTTGCCCATGATGGCGCTCAATGCGGCGCTGATAACCTTGTTGCCGCGCTTGAGCATGGTCTCGGGGCTGATGTTGGGATTGCGCAATACCTCGTGCCGCGCCTCGGGCGAACCCAGCAGGGCGGCGTAGGGCATGGCTCGGCTGATGAGCTGCTCCGTGCAGCCGTAAGGGTAGGTGTCCAGCCGCGCAAGCAGCGAACGCAGGGCAAGCACGGGCATGGCGCCCACACTGGCCTGTCCCTGGGCCTCAAAAGGATACAGGTTGCGCTGCACGTCAACGCTTGTGGGGCCGCGCAGCGGGGTAACGCTCTCCGTGCGCAGACGCGGCATGGGCGGGCGTATGGATACAGTCTGTGTGCGGATAACTGGCTTGCCAGCCTTGACGTTGTCCGCTCCGGCTTTGTCTGCCTTGGGATTTTCAAGGCTTGCCGTAAAGCGCACGGCGGCTTCGCCAAGGATATCCTGCGCCCGCATGCGGAAGTTGATGGTTGCCTCACCGTTTTCATCCACGGTCACGGTTTGGGGTGCGGGTTCCTGAGCAAAGGCCAGCCCGCCGGAGGCGCTTTCCATCTTCACGCGTACCCGCGCGCCGGGGCCGCTGCCTTCAATGGTGTTGGCCACAACCAGCGCGCCGTCAAACTCGTCGCCGGGGGCGGCTGCCAGCGGCAGCAAGGGCTTGAGAATAAGCGTGCCGCGCACTTCCATGGAAGCCTCTGTTCTGCCCGCCAGGGCAATGCCCTGTCTGGGTGCGGCGCTGCCCACGGCCATGATGCGGATTTTGCCGCTGGCGTACTGCGGCACGGTAAAGCGCACCTCAGTACCCTTGGCGTCCACTGGCACAATTTCCTGCCACAGGGCAAAGGGCGGCTCGCCCCTGCGTTTGAAAGGATTAAGGAAGCGCCCGCCGGGGCCGGACATGTCGCCGCCGAAACCGGGAATGCGCCCGCGCAGGCGCGCATGGTCGGGCATGAGCAGATCAAATATCTGGGCGGTGCTCACATCCAGCGCCCGGTCACCTAAAAGGTCGCGCAGCGGGTCTGGCGTGGTAAAGCCCGTGAGTTGCAGCACACCCTCATCCACGGCAAAAATCAGCGCGCGGCCCGGCACCCGGGAGGTAAGCCGCACGGTGACGGTATCGCCCGGCAAGGCCCGCGCCGGGGCGGTAAGGGCAAGGCCCAGATCGCGCTGGTCAATGCCCGCCATGAAGGGAGCCACGGCGACCACGTGCGGTTTCATGTAGATCACGTCCGAATCCAGCGAACGGGCGTAGGAAACGTTTACATAGCCTCGACCCTGGAAGTCATCGGGAATGCGGATTTCCTGCACGCTTTCGCCAGCCTGCGCCGTGAACCATGCCTGAGCCAGCACGTTTTCGCGCTCAATGGTGATGAGGCCCGCGCCCGCGTAGGGCGTGGAAATACGCATTTTGATGGTGTCGCCGGGGGAGTACTGCTGCTTGTCGAGCTTGAGGCGCAGATCGCCCTTGGCAAGAGATTCCGTTGAAAGGGCCGAAGGCTGGGCAAGTCTGTCGCCAGCCACTGTGTAGGGGATGACCGCCAGTACGGCCCCGTCTGTCTGACGCACGGTGAGCAGAAAATCACCCGCATCAGTGGTGGGCAGTGGCAGGGAGAGGCCCTGCGTTCCGAAATCAAGAGTTTTGCGCGTCAGTTCCGTATCGACGGGCGTGGCGTCATAGCGGTATTCGCCCCTGGAATCCGTTACCAGACTGTTGACATAGCGCCGGG
Coding sequences:
- a CDS encoding MG2 domain-containing protein, which gives rise to MPTTPLRFLLIILAVFLQAAPALAGPAYRVAAPSNPQEDNWLRREGFSITFQVDEARCKKEYGADWSRQCASSPAGEEGRVVDGVRMTPPVAGVWRWVDDSTMEFTPKEHLSPDTRYTISLEKMALPGRFSLKRQAVYATQPQAVRVGKETFWIDPSPKGAHAVSVPLRFIWPVGTQDMDGRISIAPSDAKSGLALGAPRLVWNERRDEVVVTAPVTALPENNAAARISIKGLPAFAEGSGKCVVVAPKKDAKAPPSVEALFSITGRARLMDVAKITINPVYDDKLDKKFQLEVKTTLRVLPTELLRKLELIQLPRKLTAEAGKDADWTKMPAISPDDVKNGTRLKPELMQAADEPADRILLRIPAEAGRGLLAAVDKGLPSTAGPETAQVRRFIMTVPSLGTEVGFLQPGNVLTLSGQKKLDIYATGLTSVAWRAERVRDPFLALAAKESGFEYPTADMDVMSDVVEGRIEVRKEQAGASSFPVLDLAPLLRGGKEPVHGLMRIELTGYSGDKSIAYAARLLLVTDMGLTVKMAGDGARTVFVQHLGTGQPVQGAEVRLLGLNGLPLQSAVTNAQGRADLPPANGLEREKRPVAVVALAPAAGKTADAAKDAGPQDLAWLSLDDATRMVDYSNFAISGRHTSADGLSASVFSQRGIYLPGETLHFGCIVRRFDWQPMPAGLPLEAVLVSPTGAEVMRRAFTVGEDGLNSFDWACPEDAAVGSYQLDVRLPGDTARSGASPVLGSTRVRVEEFQPDTLALAASFTPAAPKGWIRTGQEAPAMEAQARLDNLYGEPAVNHRVQATLRTEKSRLHFAGYEDYTFYEPAGFEGEGQSLELPAAFTDSKGIAAFALPLGRLQAGTLRGAVQIEGFEPAGGRAVTRQLDALFSPLVVALGYKPEGEVNNLDYIPQNAKASLRLLVLNNDLAPVNLAKAEAVFSARRYVNSLVTDSRGEYRYDATPVDTELTRKTLDFGTQGLSLPLPTTDAGDFLLTVRQTDGAVLAVIPYTVAGDRLAQPSALSTESLAKGDLRLKLDKQQYSPGDTIKMRISTPYAGAGLITIERENVLAQAWFTAQAGESVQEIRIPDDFQGRGYVNVSYARSLDSDVIYMKPHVVAVAPFMAGIDQRDLGLALTAPARALPGDTVTVRLTSRVPGRALIFAVDEGVLQLTGFTTPDPLRDLLGDRALDVSTAQIFDLLMPDHARLRGRIPGFGGDMSGPGGRFLNPFKRRGEPPFALWQEIVPVDAKGTEVRFTVPQYASGKIRIMAVGSAAPRQGIALAGRTEASMEVRGTLILKPLLPLAAAPGDEFDGALVVANTIEGSGPGARVRVKMESASGGLAFAQEPAPQTVTVDENGEATINFRMRAQDILGEAAVRFTASLENPKADKAGADNVKAGKPVIRTQTVSIRPPMPRLRTESVTPLRGPTSVDVQRNLYPFEAQGQASVGAMPVLALRSLLARLDTYPYGCTEQLISRAMPYAALLGSPEARHEVLRNPNISPETMLKRGNKVISAALSAIMGNFTQYEGVSLWPGGTANDFVTAYAADFLLTLRDSGTVTPEGLSHNLLDTLESIVGRSPTDMADARVKLYGAWILQRDGRIMTQDLERIEQWLKDNFKGWENDIAAAFLADSYDMLRLRRRAEQRMPAALTRCDDEFMSNGAVRALHALMVVRHFPEKKKQLRMADLLDSAFSTNATTVDMGLGARTLLVMGEATALKADNLSLTCQQYAQGFTPAEGKASPLGGALVLDAPGCTRYRVEMPQGEPLLSLLVTTEGFDRAVMSDASNGISLQRRYLDSKGETITAARLGDVITVELAVQASGEINNVVLLDLLPGGFEPVLEKNGQSQPQDGLVRYERREDRGIFFVDLNGDRQTFTYKVRAASRGRFVLPAATAEAMYNPAVNARTGGGNVTVE
- the pbpC gene encoding penicillin-binding protein 1C yields the protein MPDAFCALLRRRRRLALAAGMLALPLAALLLWLAFAPCPHPLAGVEFSRMVLDKRGGIMRVSLSADQKYRIRTRLADIPPAAVDTVLRYEDRFFWYHPGINPLSLFRAAAGIMTGGRRMGGSTITMQVARLAYGLETGKMGAKLRQMLLALQLEWHYSKEEILEAYFNLAPYGGNVEGLGAAAVCYFHKTAAQLAPAESAALMLVPQNPSRRRPARDNKAFSQAVRRLNETWFGKKESAPLRVYGPQDMPFIAPHLSTELLQRPGADILRTTLDTTAQRRTERQLARFAARHSAYGLTNCAALLLHWPSMEVRALAGSADFFNKSIEGQVDGTRARRSPGSTLKPMIYALALEQGLIHPQSLMADTPHSFAGYDPENYDGAFRGPLSAAEALRASRNVPAITLAAKLTRPSLYEFLRRAGVEFADGADHYGLSLVLGGAEVSMRELAGLYAMLANKGVWRPLRFLSDEAPSAPALPLLTPESAFVTLSMLEAPDPDKIARSQGGAVLPVRLKTGTSNGFRDAWAVGQFGPYVLAVWVGNFNNTANPLLVGGMVAAPLFMDMARELTAAEPMTDPFRDPAPGLNVEKLRVCVATGDLDTSLCPETTLTWFIPGVSPVAPSGVFRSILIDKASGLRACAPQDGRTEQRVWEFWPSDLARMFARAGMPKPPPPPFEEQCRREQKISGQPPTIIQPKSGLVYRRTADAQNGSMVFMAHAEAGVNELFWFANDSYVGSTAPGEPLLWQATAGDVSVRVVDDAGRATRRNIRVRPAP
- the mutM gene encoding bifunctional DNA-formamidopyrimidine glycosylase/DNA-(apurinic or apyrimidinic site) lyase — its product is MPELPEVETVARTLRPHVEGCVIMGATLLRDSSLHPLSLRPEDLQGCVITGVGRRGKLLLLELDAAKAARADLRGAIGLRLALHLRMTGRLMTYPAHTAPGPHTRCVFDLKDAQGQTRRLFFDDVRAFGLLLAGTPQTMQQWSFWRELGPEPLELTDAAFSARLDGRNSAIKAVLLDQKVIAGVGNIYADESLFAAGIDPRRKAGSLSAAQRSRLLRCLKDVLELSISQCGSSIRDYRDANGNVGAFQNSFAVYGRNGQACKACGRALEKIKVAGRATVYCPHCQK